The Halorubrum salinarum genome segment CGCCCCGGCGACGATCCCGGACCGGGTGAGCGGGAACGTCACGCGGCGGAACGCGCCGGTCGGCGACTCGCCGAGCGTGCGCCCGGCCTCGACGAGCCGCCGGTCGACCTGAAGGATCGACGTGCGGGCGGACCCGACGGCCTGCGGGAGGAAGCGGACGACGTACGCGAAGATCAGGAGCGGCAGCGTCTGGTAGATCCACGGCACGTAGCCGGAGCCGAAGTACACCAACGCGAGCGCCAGCACGATGCCGGGCACGGCGAAGCCGACGTACGTCGCGCGCTCGAAGACGACCGCGAGCGGCGAGTCGTGGTTCGCGGCGAAGTACGCGACGGGGATGGCGGCGAGCGCGGCGACGACCGCGGCGGCCGCCGAGACCGACACCGAGTTGAGCACCTGTATCGGCTCGAACGCGAGCGAGGGGCGCCGCCCGGCCTCCGAGTTGACCAGCCACAGGCCGAGGATCCACAGCGGGACCAAGAGCGCGAACGCGGAGACGCCGGCCGGGAGCAGCGTCGCCGGCCAGCGCAGCCGCCCGAGCGACACGCGGTCCTCGGTCCGGCCCGCGTCGTCGCCGCTCGTCTCCCGGTCCGAGCGGACGGCCCACTCCAGGGCGAGCACTAAGACGACGACGACGAGCAGCTGGAGCGAGAGCAGCGCCGCGTAGTCGCGGCCGAAGGCGTTGTACTCGACGTATATCTGCCGGGTGAACACCGGGAGCCGCATGATGGAGGGGGTGCCGAAGTCCGAGACCGCGTACAGCGCGGCGAGCAGCGAGCCGGCGGCGATCGCGGGTCGGATCGTGGGGAGCGTCACGCGGCGGAACGCCGCGAGCCGGCCGTGGTTCAGCGTCCGGGCGGCCTCTAAGAGCGTCGTGTCGAACGACAGCAGCGCGGCCCGGGTCGTCAGGTAGACGTACGGGTACGTGTACAGCGTGATGACGAGGATCGACCCCCAGAGCCCGGATATCTCCGGGACGCGCTCGACGCCGAGCGGCGCAAGCACCTCGTGGAACTCGCCCTGCGGCCCGAACGCGGAGACGAACGAGAAGGCGCCCACGTAGCTCGGGACGACGAGCGGGAGCGCGGCGGCGACCGTCCAGAACCGGCGGAAGGGGAGGTCGGTCCGGGCGGTGAGGTACGCGAGCGGGACGCCGATCAGGATCGACGCGGCCGTGACGCCCGCCATCAGGAGCAGGCTGTTGACGAGCACGTCGGCGGTCCCGGCGCTGAAGAGGAGGTCGACGGCGCGCTCGCGCTCGACGGCGACCGCCTCGATGACGAGCCACGCCAGCGGGAAGACGAGGGTGGCGGCGATCGCCGCGCAAAGCAGCGTGAGCCCCAGCGGGAGGTCGCCGTCGCCGTCTGTCAAGCGGTCGCGGATCCGGGTTCGCAGAGTCATTGTGCGGGAGGCGGGATCGGGTTGTCGAGGCGAGGGCGCGCCCGGCGTTAGGGGTTCCGATCGCGCGGCGAGCGCGCTCCGACGGATATATGAATTTAGGGCCACCTAAACTCTTTCATGGAACTGACGCGACGCGACGCGGCGGCCGCGCTGGCCGCGATCGGCGCGACCGGCGGCGTCGCGCTGGGCGTCCGTCGGACAGCCGACGACGGGGGATCCGAGGAAGCGGCCGCGTGGGACGGCGACGGGACCCCCAGCAACGAGGCGGTCCGGACGGCGATGACGGCGGTCGCGCGGACCGTCTACCCCGACGCGGTCTCGGGTGTCGAAGCGTTCGTCGAGGCGTTCCTCGACGGCCGCCTCGACGGGTCGGCGCACGGCGAGGGGATCCGGAGCGCGGTCGCCGAGGTTGAGTCGGCGGCCCGCTCGTGGTACGGCGCGCCGGTCGCGGAGCTGTCGGCCGCGGACCGCGACGCGCTGCTCCGCGAGCTCGGCGCGGACGTGGCCGAGGAGAACCCGGACGGGACGACCGCGGAGCGGGTGCGGTACTACGTCGTCAACGAGCTGCTGCTCGCGCTGTACTCGTCCCCGACCGGAGGCGAGCTCGTCGGCATCGAGAACCCACAGGGGCACGCGGGCGGCGCCGAGAGCTACCAGCGGGGGCCGCCGTGAGCGGCGCCGAGAGCCTGGGGGACGGGCGCGCGAGCGACGGGCGCGACGTCGACCGGACGCCCGTCCCCGACGCCGACGTCTGCGTCGTCGGCGCCGGTCCAGCGGGGGCGCTCGTCGCCGACCGGCTCGCCGGCGACCGCGAGGTCGTGGTCCTCGACGCCGGGCCGCGGTTCGATCCCGAGGATCGGCTCGCCAGGCAGGAGCGGGCGATCCGGCCCTCGTACGGCCGCCCCGACGTGTGGGGCGTGGGCGGCGCGCGCGACGCCCACGAGAACGACGGCGAGTGGTTCTACCCGCTCAACCACGCCCGCGTGAAGGGCGTCGGGGGCTCGACGCTCCACTGGCAGGGGATGGTGATGCGGCTCCACGAGGACGACTTCAACTCCGCCAGCGAGCGCGGCGTCGGCGCCGACTGGCCGATCGACTACGCCGACCTCCGCCCCTACTACGCCGCGGCCGAGCGCGAGTTGGGCGTCGCGGGCGCGTCGGACAACCCCTACGCGCCGCCCCGCGAGGAACCGCACCCGATGCCCGCGTTCGAGCCCTCCTACAGCGACTCGCTGTTCGCCGAGGCCTGCGAGGAGCTGGGGATCGACATGCACTCGGTGCCGAACGCGCGCAACTCCGAGCCGTACGACGACCGCTCGCCGTGCGTCGGCTACGGCACCTGCCAGCCCGTCTGCCCGAGCGGCGCGAAGTACGACGCGACGGTCCACGTCGAGCGCGCGGAGGAACGGGGCGCGACCGTCATCGACCGCGCGCCGGTCGAGCGGCTCGAACACGACGGCGACGACCGGGTGACCGCCGCCGTCTACGCGACGCCCGACGGCGAGCGCCACCGACAGGAGGCGGACGCGTTCGTCGTCGCCGCCGGCGGCGTGGAGACGCCGCGGCTCCTCCTTCTGTCCGCGTCCGACCGCTACCCGGACGGGCTCGCGAACGGGAGCGGGCACGTCGGCGAGTTCTTCATGGACCACCTGTTCGCGGGCGCCGGCGGCACGCTCGACGAGCCGACCAGACAGAACCACGTCGGCTTCTACACCAGCGCCTGCGACCAGTTCTACGACGAGGCCGACGCCGAGCAGGCGCCGTTCAAGCTGGAGTTCTTCAACTACGCCGGCCCCTCGCCGGTGGAGATGGCGCTCACGGGCGACGACTGGGGCGACGCGCTCGCGGAGCGGCTCCGCGACGGCTACGGGAACCACGTGGCGATGGGCGGGCTCGTCGAGCAGCTGCCGGACGCCGAGAGCCGGATCACCCTCGCGGACGACCGGACCGACGACCGCGGCAACCCGGTGCCGCAGATTGAGTGGACGGTCGGCGAGCGCGCGCTCGACACCATCGAGCGCGCCAACGAGATCCAGGTGTCGATCCTCGAGGAGCTCGGCGCCGACGTGGAGTGGGTCGCCGGGCCGGACGCGACCGGGCCCGCCTACCACCACATGGGCACCACCCGGATGAGCGACGACCCCGACCGGGGCGTGGTCGACGCCGACTGCCGGACCCACGACCTCGACAACTGCTGGATCGCCTCCAGCTCCGTCTTCCCCACGAGCGGCGCGATGAACCCGACGCTCACCATCGCCGCGCTCGCGCTCCGCGTCGGCGACGACGTGGCCGGGTGGCTCGCGGGGGAGTGACCGGGTCGCGGTCGGCAGAGAACCCCTCGTGGCCGGTTCGTGCGACCGATTCACAGACGCTTTAGGCAAACCTAAAACTCAAGTGCGTCCGGACTGAGATGCGGGTAATGAGCGACTCAGCACACGCGACGAACGGGTCGGCGGCGTCGGTCGCGGCGGACTCGGACGACGAGACGGTCGCGGCCGCGGCCGAGAGCGAAGAACGAGCGGCGAGCGGCGAGTACACCTTCGACGACCTCAGCGTCGTGATGGGGACCTACAACGAGGAGGAGGCCATCGCGACGGTGCTGGAGGACATCGACGAGGTCACCGACGGCAAGGCCGAGGTCGTCTGCGTCGACGGCTCCTCGGACCGGACGCCGGAGATCGCCCGCGAGCACGGGGCGACCGTCATCGAGCAGGAGCCGCAGGGGTACGGCGTCGCCGTCCGCGAGGCGGTCCTGACGCCCGACCGGCCGGTCGTGGTCACCACCGATTGCGACGACACCTACCCGATGGAGGCGCTGCCGGAGTTCCTCGCGGAGATCAACGACGGCGCCGACGTGGTGAGCGGCGACCGGCTCTACCACGGCGCGGAGGCGATGCCGGCGTTCAACCGCTTCGGCAACCACGCGTTCGCGGCGATCGCGAGCCTGCTGATGGGCGAGCGCGTCCACGACACCACCACCGGGATGCGCGCCTACCGCCGCGAGGTCGTCCAGGAGATCGGCTGGACGGAGAACACCGGCCTCTCCGCCGAACTGCTCATCCGTCCGCTGATGCGCGGCTACGACGTTCGCGAGCGCCCGATCCGCTACGCGGAGCGCCTCGGCGAGACGAAGCTCGACCCGATCGGGGGCGGCGCCGCCATCGCGAAGTCGATCGTCACCGTCTGTCTCGAAGAGCAGCTGCGACGCTTCTGAGGGCGCGTCGCCCTCGACGCCGTCGTCGGACGGCGGTCCGGACGTACACTGTGGGCACAGTGGACCGCCGCCGGCGACGTTTGTACACTCGTGAGCGACAGCGCCGATTATTTATAAATAAACGGTGCGGTGGCGCGCGCCTGCGAGGCCGCCCCGCGGCCGAGCAGCGCCGCGCGAGGGAGTCAGTCGCCGGAGCGAAGCGGAGGCGACTGACGAGGCTGGGGAGGTGCGAGGTGTTGTGCGGTCGCGGTCGGGTGGGACTCAAAGGGGCAGTCGCGAGGACGCCGTAGGCGACGTAAGCACCGCAGCGAAGGAACGGAGTGACTGAGCGAGGAGCGCAACGAGCGTCCGGCGTCCTCGCGACTGGGGCTTTGGCGGTGTTCCCCGCCGATCTGCTGACAACTATGTAAATGAAATCGACGTATCAGTCGCTCGTGTCGGCGTCAGTCTCGAAGACGACCCAGTCGGGGTGCGAGTCGGGCTCGTCGGGGAGGTACGTGCCCTCGGTCCCGCACTCGGTGACGAGCCGGCAGGTCGAGCGCTCGGGCGGCCAGACAGCCTCGACGCGCTCACCGGTGGCACCCGCCTCGCCGCCCTCGGTCACCCGCACCGTCACCTCCTGCCGGTAGGTGAACGTCGCGCCTGCCGGGTCGACGAGCGTCACGGTCACGGCGATCACGTCGCCGTCGGGGTCGAACGGGACTGGCTCGCTCGCTTCGGGCGCCCCGGCGGCCGCCGCGCCGGGCAGCCGGACGCCCTCGGGCGTCACCTCCCAGTCGACCGCCAGCGAGTCGCCGGGGTCGCTCACGGTGTAGGAGACGTGGTCCGGGCCGCCCGGGGCGCCCCGGCGCGGGTCGACGCGGACCTGCGCGCGGGCGACGCGGTCGGGCACGCCGACGGTCGTCTCCGCGTCGATCCGGGGGCCCGACCGCCGGTCGAGCGGCTCCAGTTTCGGCGTGACGCGGGCCTCCGGGTCCGCGGTCCAGACGCCCTGGTACCCGAAGCGGTAGAGGGTGCGGTTCGGGTAGGCGTCCAGCACCGCGAAGTTCTCCTCGGGGTCGCGGTCGAGGGCGTACACGACCTCGCCGTCGAGCCCCGGCCCGTTCCGGAGGTACTGGAACGGGTGGTTCTGCCACTCGCCGTACGGCGTGGGGACGAACACCAGCCCGTCCTCGAAGGTCGTCTCGTCGAACGGCGCGTACGCGGCCTCGTGTTTCGCGTCGACCGCGGCGTTCCGCTCGATGGGGTCCGCGGCCGCGTCGACGGCCGCGACGCCCCCGCCCGTGACCGCGAGCGCGACGACGGCGGCGACGGCGACGCGCGCGGCCGTCGGCGAGGCGCCGCGCTCGACGACCCGCTCGCGGGCCGCGGCGAGGCCCCGCCAGCCGGCGGCGACGGCGAGGCCGCCGAACACCGACAGCGGGACGAGCAGGTCGAAGTGGTAGAACGGCCCGAACAGCGACGCGAGCCCGTCGGTCGGGTCCGAGAGGTCGGCGAGCGCGTTGTGAGTCCCCCAGAAGTAGAGGTTCCCGACGGCGACCGAGACCGCGACGCCGCCGAGGAGCAGCGTCGCCGTCCGCCGGAACGCGGGCGAGCCAGCGGGACCGGATCCGCCGTCGGGGGCGGTCGGGGCGTCGGCGGCGCCGACCGCGCCGGCGAGGAGGCCGCGCGGGTCGCCCCGTGCGCGCCACCCGAGGGCCGCGACCGCGACGCCGGCGAGCGCCGCGGCCGTCCCGAGCGGGCCGGCCGCGAACCACCGGGTCGCGATCTCCTGGAGCGCGTAGCGGTTCGACTCGAATGCCAGCCCGAGCGTGTAGTCGACCGAGTGGCCGAGGATGCGGCGCTCGCCGAAGCCGGGGCCGTCCATCGGCGCGAACACCTGGTAGGGGAACACGAGCGGCGAGCCCGTCATCCGGACGTTGTACGCGAGCGTGACGCCGACGAACAGGGTGCCGAACAGCGCCGTGAGCCCGTGGCGCCGGACCGGGTCTGGGAGGCCGCGGGACCCGCCGACCGCGAGCGCGCGGCGAGCGAGGGCCGCCACCGCGCGGGGCGCCGAGTGTCCCGTCTCGGCGCCGAAGCGCCGGACCGCGGACCCCACCCGCCACAGCGCGTGACAGATGAACGGCGCGGCGAACAGCACCGCGGTGTACGGCCGCGCGAAGAAGGCGATCCCGATCGCGACGCCCGCGACGCCGGCCGCGGGGAGCGACCCGTCCCGGACGCTCCGGAGGTACGCGACCGCGAAGATCAGGTTGAAGAACGTCGTCGGGGCGTACGGGAGGAACGCCGAGGAGGTCGCGATCGCCATCGGCGACGCCGCGAAGAGCGCGGCCGCGGCGAGGCCGGCCCGCCGGCCGACCGCCTGCGACCCGAGCAGGTAGACGAGCGCGGCGTTGCCCGCGGCGACGGCGGCGAGCGTGACGCGCGGCTCGCCGAACAGCCCCATCGAGACCGCGAACATCGCCGCCGGGACGGGGTTGTATTTCGGGTAGAGCCGACCGCCGTCCTCGATGAAGAACCACGGGTGGACGGCGTCGGCGAGCGGGCCGGCGTGGAACTCCAGTTGCCCTCCGAGCAGCAGCGCCGCCTGCGTGAGGTAGACCCCCTCGTCGTGGTTCGCGGAGTGGTGCGAGAAGACGGTGGCGGCTATCGCGAACGTCATCGCGCCGGCGGCGACGGCGACGAGCCCGGCCGCGACCGTCACGCGGTCGGCGCGGGCGAGCCGCTGGCGGAGTCGGGCGGCGAGTCGGCGGGGACGAACGGACGGTGGACGGAGTGACACGGGCGGGACGATGTGGCGGTGAGAGGGTGCGGGCGCGGCGCGTGGCGGCCGATCAGATCTGGACGCCGGCGTCGCGCATCAGGTCGATCGTCGGTTCGAGGTTGGACAGCTGCGAGAGGTCGATGTCCGGCACGTCCAGCTCGTCGATCGACGGGAGGTCGCCGATCGGCTCGACCTCGGGGATCAGCGGGTACTCGAAGGTGGAGCGCGCGAAGTAGTCCTGCGCCTCCGCCGACAGCAGGTGTCGGACGAAGTTCGACGCCAGGTCGGCGTCGGAGGCGGTGTCGACGACCGCGGCGCCCGCGACGTTGAACACCGCGCCCGCGTCGCCCTCGGTGAACGTGGTGGCGATCGGCGCCTCCGGGTTCCCGTCGAGCACGCGCTGGATGTAGTAGTGGTTCGTGAACGCGGCGTCGATCTCGCCGTCGGCGATCTCCTGACAGGTGCGGAACTCGTCCGGGTACGTGGCGGCGCCGCGCTCGACCATCGCCTCCAGCCACTCGCGGGTCGCCTCCTCGCCTTCGAGGATCCGCATCGCGGTGATGAACGCCTGCGCGGAGCCGTACGACGGCGCCCAGCCGAGGTCGCCGTCGAACTCCTCGGGGTACGCCATGATGTCGTCCGGGAGGTCGCTCTCCGAGTACTCGTTCGTGTTGTACGGGATCGTCCGGGCGCGCCCCGAGGTGCCGACCCACTGCTCGGTGCGGAACTCCTCGCGGACCTTCCCGGCCACGTCGTCGGGAAGCGCCTGCGTGCGCCCGGCGTCGGCGAGGGCGCCGAGCGACCCGGCGTTGACCGAGTAGAACACGTCGGCGGGCGACCCCTCGCCCTCGTTCGCGATCTGGTTCACGAGGTCGGTCGAACCGCCGTACCGGACCGTCAGGTCGAGGTCGTCGTACAGGTCGTCGATGTAGCCGACGAGCTCGCCGACGAGGAACTCGCCGCGGCCGGAGTACACCGTGAGCTCGCCTTCGAGCGCCGGCATCTCCGACATCGACGTGCCGCCGGGGGCGTCCCGGCCCGCGCGGCCGGAGCCGATCTGGCCCACGGCGTCGCCGGCGCCGTCGCCGTCGTCCTCGCCGTCCTCGTCGCCGGTCCCGTTACAGCCCGCGATCCCCGCCGCGCCGACCGCGCCGGCGGCCGCGAGGAACTTTCGCCGTCGAACGTCGTGCCCGTCTCCGGGTGTGGAATCGTGAGTCGTCATGTGTTTTAGGCGTGCCTAAATGGTTTTAGTCGTGTCGGTTCAGTCGTCCGCGGGCGCCGGCGTCCGCCGGATCGCGTCGAGGCAGTCGAGCCAGTCGCGCATGTACTCGCCGCAGTGGTTGAGGAACGCGCCGTTGTTCCACTCGTCGAAGTCGCCCTCGGCGAGCGCGTCGGCCATCGCGTCGAAGACCTCGGCGTACGAGTCGGCGTCGGCGCCCGCCCCGTCGACGACCTCCCAGACGTGCTCGTTCAGCTCCAGCCCGGCGACCTCGTTCGCGAGGTCGTCGAACGTCGAGCGCGGGGCCTTGTTGTGTTCACACAGCGGGTCGCCGTTGTAGATGCGCTTGCCGAGCACGTCGCAGGCGCGCTTCAGGAACAGCCCCGACCAGATGTCGTCGAACCGCCCCACGTCCCACTCGTTGTCGTCCATCGGCAGCTGGTAGAACGCCGGGATCACCTCGCGGCGGAACGCGAGGTTCATCGAGCAG includes the following:
- a CDS encoding ABC transporter permease, whose amino-acid sequence is MTLRTRIRDRLTDGDGDLPLGLTLLCAAIAATLVFPLAWLVIEAVAVERERAVDLLFSAGTADVLVNSLLLMAGVTAASILIGVPLAYLTARTDLPFRRFWTVAAALPLVVPSYVGAFSFVSAFGPQGEFHEVLAPLGVERVPEISGLWGSILVITLYTYPYVYLTTRAALLSFDTTLLEAARTLNHGRLAAFRRVTLPTIRPAIAAGSLLAALYAVSDFGTPSIMRLPVFTRQIYVEYNAFGRDYAALLSLQLLVVVVLVLALEWAVRSDRETSGDDAGRTEDRVSLGRLRWPATLLPAGVSAFALLVPLWILGLWLVNSEAGRRPSLAFEPIQVLNSVSVSAAAAVVAALAAIPVAYFAANHDSPLAVVFERATYVGFAVPGIVLALALVYFGSGYVPWIYQTLPLLIFAYVVRFLPQAVGSARTSILQVDRRLVEAGRTLGESPTGAFRRVTFPLTRSGIVAGAALVFLTTMKELPVTLVLRPSGFDTIVTQIWRAQSTALYQYAVVPTLILLLISGLSMVVILTQEGGEEGL
- a CDS encoding gluconate 2-dehydrogenase subunit 3 family protein; amino-acid sequence: MELTRRDAAAALAAIGATGGVALGVRRTADDGGSEEAAAWDGDGTPSNEAVRTAMTAVARTVYPDAVSGVEAFVEAFLDGRLDGSAHGEGIRSAVAEVESAARSWYGAPVAELSAADRDALLRELGADVAEENPDGTTAERVRYYVVNELLLALYSSPTGGELVGIENPQGHAGGAESYQRGPP
- a CDS encoding GMC family oxidoreductase; the protein is MSGAESLGDGRASDGRDVDRTPVPDADVCVVGAGPAGALVADRLAGDREVVVLDAGPRFDPEDRLARQERAIRPSYGRPDVWGVGGARDAHENDGEWFYPLNHARVKGVGGSTLHWQGMVMRLHEDDFNSASERGVGADWPIDYADLRPYYAAAERELGVAGASDNPYAPPREEPHPMPAFEPSYSDSLFAEACEELGIDMHSVPNARNSEPYDDRSPCVGYGTCQPVCPSGAKYDATVHVERAEERGATVIDRAPVERLEHDGDDRVTAAVYATPDGERHRQEADAFVVAAGGVETPRLLLLSASDRYPDGLANGSGHVGEFFMDHLFAGAGGTLDEPTRQNHVGFYTSACDQFYDEADAEQAPFKLEFFNYAGPSPVEMALTGDDWGDALAERLRDGYGNHVAMGGLVEQLPDAESRITLADDRTDDRGNPVPQIEWTVGERALDTIERANEIQVSILEELGADVEWVAGPDATGPAYHHMGTTRMSDDPDRGVVDADCRTHDLDNCWIASSSVFPTSGAMNPTLTIAALALRVGDDVAGWLAGE
- a CDS encoding dolichyl-phosphate hexose transferase; this translates as MGTYNEEEAIATVLEDIDEVTDGKAEVVCVDGSSDRTPEIAREHGATVIEQEPQGYGVAVREAVLTPDRPVVVTTDCDDTYPMEALPEFLAEINDGADVVSGDRLYHGAEAMPAFNRFGNHAFAAIASLLMGERVHDTTTGMRAYRREVVQEIGWTENTGLSAELLIRPLMRGYDVRERPIRYAERLGETKLDPIGGGAAIAKSIVTVCLEEQLRRF
- a CDS encoding DUF7846 domain-containing protein codes for the protein MSLRPPSVRPRRLAARLRQRLARADRVTVAAGLVAVAAGAMTFAIAATVFSHHSANHDEGVYLTQAALLLGGQLEFHAGPLADAVHPWFFIEDGGRLYPKYNPVPAAMFAVSMGLFGEPRVTLAAVAAGNAALVYLLGSQAVGRRAGLAAAALFAASPMAIATSSAFLPYAPTTFFNLIFAVAYLRSVRDGSLPAAGVAGVAIGIAFFARPYTAVLFAAPFICHALWRVGSAVRRFGAETGHSAPRAVAALARRALAVGGSRGLPDPVRRHGLTALFGTLFVGVTLAYNVRMTGSPLVFPYQVFAPMDGPGFGERRILGHSVDYTLGLAFESNRYALQEIATRWFAAGPLGTAAALAGVAVAALGWRARGDPRGLLAGAVGAADAPTAPDGGSGPAGSPAFRRTATLLLGGVAVSVAVGNLYFWGTHNALADLSDPTDGLASLFGPFYHFDLLVPLSVFGGLAVAAGWRGLAAARERVVERGASPTAARVAVAAVVALAVTGGGVAAVDAAADPIERNAAVDAKHEAAYAPFDETTFEDGLVFVPTPYGEWQNHPFQYLRNGPGLDGEVVYALDRDPEENFAVLDAYPNRTLYRFGYQGVWTADPEARVTPKLEPLDRRSGPRIDAETTVGVPDRVARAQVRVDPRRGAPGGPDHVSYTVSDPGDSLAVDWEVTPEGVRLPGAAAAGAPEASEPVPFDPDGDVIAVTVTLVDPAGATFTYRQEVTVRVTEGGEAGATGERVEAVWPPERSTCRLVTECGTEGTYLPDEPDSHPDWVVFETDADTSD
- a CDS encoding extracellular solute-binding protein, encoding MTTHDSTPGDGHDVRRRKFLAAAGAVGAAGIAGCNGTGDEDGEDDGDGAGDAVGQIGSGRAGRDAPGGTSMSEMPALEGELTVYSGRGEFLVGELVGYIDDLYDDLDLTVRYGGSTDLVNQIANEGEGSPADVFYSVNAGSLGALADAGRTQALPDDVAGKVREEFRTEQWVGTSGRARTIPYNTNEYSESDLPDDIMAYPEEFDGDLGWAPSYGSAQAFITAMRILEGEEATREWLEAMVERGAATYPDEFRTCQEIADGEIDAAFTNHYYIQRVLDGNPEAPIATTFTEGDAGAVFNVAGAAVVDTASDADLASNFVRHLLSAEAQDYFARSTFEYPLIPEVEPIGDLPSIDELDVPDIDLSQLSNLEPTIDLMRDAGVQI